DNA from Cataglyphis hispanica isolate Lineage 1 chromosome 6, ULB_Chis1_1.0, whole genome shotgun sequence:
GCGGAGCGTTCACCCACTGCTAGGCGCGCGGTTCACCGACCAGCTAAATATTGGCAATGATTagtcagactttactcaataataactcctttattaagcgttatagaaaaaaataatagaggactttttttttagtttaacaATCTGTCTTTACACTTCGGGTGTGCCAAAAATTatgagacaccctgtatatatacagggtgtctgctAACAATTGCTCCATCCgtaatgtgcagatagagTGGATTAAACTAagcagaaaagtcctttaccattttttgtataacgcttaataaaggaaagaaattattattgagtaaagtctggttaatcatcgccgatctttaacTGGGCGTACATCGGTAAGTCGTGCGCCTGATAGTATGCGAGAGCGCTCCACCGTTGTAGTGGCGgactaccaggcgcgcggctcactgacGTGCATCCGCCTAAGGATcagccagacttcactcaataataacttttttattaagcgttatatagaaaaaaaatgatgctgatatatgaatatactTTTCTCCTcactttcattttaattttaatttccgaCACGCGCTGATGAAGTCTAAAAAGAGACCGAAACATACGCCCTTGAATGTAATTCTAATTCTCctacaataaaaaatctcttGTTGCGCGTTAACAACTGTCCTTTGCTCTTATTGCCTTTTATCGCTCAATTTTTTCCTCAATCACCTGCCCTACCTGCACATGATGGATGATGCGATTAACTccctatgtatgtatatatgtatatgtatatagaatgtCTCAAAATCTCcgtataatactttattagcGTGTTCTACAAGTAAAATAAAGTCgaaaattctaatacaaaaattttgaggctgcaatagtttttgaattataagcgATCAAAGTTTGCCAAAATCTCGTGCGCTCAGGcccgtaattatatatatatatatatatatatatatatatatatatatatatatatatcataaattttaataagtatgACTGATGATATTccataaaattctatattttaattctttatttatttgaacgtatttaatattatacaaatcacACTCTAACCTGGTAAGACTTTCCGTTGGTCTTGTGGAATCGAACATCATTGTCTTCGGGAATCCCTGAGATTTGAGGAAACTATTACCGACGAATTGCATAGCAGTAAGATAACGTTGCTGATTCTTTGGTTCGGAAACATGAGAGATCCAGTCGGCCACAAAAGTCGTGAGCGAATTGATCCATCTTCGACGTATAGTAGGATTCTCAAAACTGTTTAAGATTCTTTCCCACAAAATGTTACCATTCTCATCCGACAtttgaacaattattttcgataGACCGCTGTTCTTCCATAATATTTGCCCGAGTTCCGAATTActaaagtacaaaaaaattgtcagtaataatataaaataccatATATTTGGACggcagaaatttataaatattaagtcactctcttttaatatttttttagttttttctctctcaatatatatatatataactattcgTTACCTTTTATCGtacttttaaattcaaataagattatttatttagcaagAAGATCAaatcaatacattttttaaagaacggtatagcataaataaataaataaataaatgaataaataaataaatagatgaataaataaatatataaatatataaatatatatatatatatatgtatatatatatatatatatatatatatatatatatatatgtatatatttagagtGTTTCAGAAATAGTTGGCCAAACTTTAAGTGCATATTCCATTTATTGTAAGGATGAAAAGAAGTCATATAAATATGGGTCCAGAAACGCTTTCTTTGCaagttataaacattttttatttacatcgaACAACATGCCTCACATCGACATTTCATGAATTGTTGATTGGAAATGACTCATCGTTTGGTCTGTACGTTCTCCGATTTGAACcccttatatttttatttatggtgGCATCTTAGGATTCTCATTTACGATACCCCTTGCTACTTCGAAATTGTATTATCGCTATAACAAAATACGAAATACTCCGGgaatttttgaattctttttgaATCCACGCGATATTGATGCGAGACATGCATTAATGCCGAAGGAAATCATTTCTAGCAATTTCTGTAATGAAATGCTCTTACAGTTTCAAATgttcttaaaaaatcttaaaatctgttaaatgtttataacttGCAAAGGAAACGTTTCCGaatatttcattcatatttaaattcatattcaaattcatatttatatgccTTTTTTTCATCCTTACAATGAGTGAAATATGCTCTTAAAGTTTGGCCAACTTTTTTTGaaacatcctatatatatatatacttattcaCATTACACATTTTACTGCAATACCTGAAGTGCTCCCACATGACGTGAAGGTTCTCCAATATGGGCGGCAGGAACCAGGAATGTGCCGAGTGATCGTTATTTCTGACGTGGCCATCGTTATTTCCATGACCTAGAGCATCTAGAACCATTGGTACGAGACCCATTAGCATGTCATTGTTGGCTTTTTGTTGGAGAAACATGCTGCCCATGCTGATTATGTTGCCCCAGTCTATCCCATTCCCTTCGTCTTCTGTGTCTCTCGTCAATCTCCTACCGGCATTGTCATTCGTGGTCAGAGCACTCAAGATCGTACCAACCATCTCGAATCCCTGATTATTTTGGCCACCCATTAAACTGCTGATCCCAGCGATGATTTGGCCTAAACCATCCGTTGTGGATCTTTTCCCCATTATGTCGCCGGCCTATCAATTTtcgtattttgcattttatatttaatgctatTTTTAGAGGCATTAATTAGAGATAGatgttaactttttttttaactaaattaagtttaaagttaataacccaaaaattaactaacaataagtttacgttaagttatttaaacaaaaataaacttagttaaagttaagttaaaaaattattaattcattaaagttaaaagttaattcTCTATCTAACAGTGAATTGACACATCCGACAAACTTGTAcaacaaatgaaatatttgcattaccatttttcaattttcacatgactttaatattgatatattaaattattgataatattgaattattttaacttgtatAAGAAGTTAATAAGTTAGCAGTAatccttttaaaaataattaattcaagttaaaagttaacacatttaaaattaattaataaaataattgataaataaattaataaattaattaagttaaattaaaatttattaacttttcaactttttaactTAACTCTTAACTAGtcaattaattactattcAACCCTGAcattgatacaaaaattaaatgtttataagtttataaagTCTTAAATGAGATCGGTGATTTCAATTCTGAGTacgttgatataaaataaacaagatgCTAAGATGGatgtaatagataaataaattgaaacattaaactaaataaatttaagaaatatatgaatatcttCATCATACTTGTTTGCCGGAATCCGTAAAGGCGTGGGCCATGTTTTCGATCGTCTTCTGACTGAAGAGGTTTTTGGCTTCCTCGATGAAGATTGTAGACGCATCGTTCTCATTGTCCCTTTCAGAGATTGCCAACCCGATTAGTACGAGTAGAAGTGATGTTCTCGATAACCACATCCTTCCGATTCTGCAAAACACAGCATTCGGTTAGCGTGATTGTTCGATAATTTAGCACCGAAGACTAACATGTCTTTATGATTTAACGGATGCGCGATTACAACGGAGAGACCCACTTGCCTTCTGATCAAAGACGTCGAATTATACTTAAGAGGAGACGTCCCGCAAGATTGTTGTCACGAAGTTTTAAACGCGAGAAATATACCGGAAATGTTTCGGCTCGTGGCCACTCGAATACCGTTGTTCCTTTGACGTAGTCGCTTTGCTAGTGATGGTAGTACATTACACTCATGCGCATATTTTCAGGACGTATGAAATTGATGACGTACGCGTTGAGTCAGCACACAAGAAATAAGAAACAGTTGCGATTATATCTTTACGTATGTATTATGTAGAACAAATTTGCATACATGCTTAACACAACGAAATTTCTCATCAACTAATTTGGAGTTAATTTgttcttaatgaaaatttttttacgcattTTTCT
Protein-coding regions in this window:
- the LOC126850683 gene encoding uncharacterized protein LOC126850683 — its product is MWLSRTSLLLVLIGLAISERDNENDASTIFIEEAKNLFSQKTIENMAHAFTDSGKQAGDIMGKRSTTDGLGQIIAGISSLMGGQNNQGFEMVGTILSALTTNDNAGRRLTRDTEDEGNGIDWGNIISMGSMFLQQKANNDMLMGLVPMVLDALGHGNNDGHVRNNDHSAHSWFLPPILENLHVMWEHFSNSELGQILWKNSGLSKIIVQMSDENGNILWERILNSFENPTIRRRWINSLTTFVADWISHVSEPKNQQRYLTAMQFVGNSFLKSQGFPKTMMFDSTRPTESLTRLVNAVAKKYLNMNVDSHQYVKPAIAYFQELVNLASKKGFIMSRVNARELSNRLSEIINNDIIAPSLKAYRAYKWATKVPHCASQILCTINEKSQQDDSKESRLRSSLLMTASFPAAWAVSNKLGINFWSLYGAIMEREGCISKYPADCTVFHEEEIRATTENIHNEL